The genomic stretch GGTATCACCTTCGTATCATCTTGGTACACCCACGGTTTAGCTTCTAGCTTCCTCGAAGGATGCAACATCTTGACCGTAGCTGTATCTTCTCCTGCATTGAGCGTTGGTCACTCCTTACTATTCCTATGGGGACCTGAAGCACAGGGCGACTTTACTCGCTGGTGTCAGATTGGTGGTTTATGGACATTCCTCGCACTACATGGCGCATTTGCATTGATCGGCTTCATGCTCCGTCAATTTGAAATTGCTCGTCTAGTCGGTATCCGTCCTTATAATGCGATCGCCTTCTCTGGTCCTATCGCCGTATTCGTATCAGTATTCTTGATGTACCCCTTGGGTCAATCTGGCTGGTTCTTCGGTCCTACTTTCGGCGTAGCTGGCATTTTCCGCTTCATCTTGTTCCTACAAGGGTTCCACAACTGGACTCTGAATCCCTTCCACATGATGGGCGTAGCAGGTATCCTTGGTGGCGCATTACTTTGTGCTATTCACGGTGCAACCGTAGAAAACACCTTGTTTGAAGATGGCGATGGAAACACAGCCAACACCTTCAAAGCTTTCAACCCCACCCAATCAGAAGAAACCTACTCCATGGTTACTGCTAACCGCTTCTGGAGCCAAATCTTCGGTATTGCTTTCTCCAACAAGCGTTGGTTGCACTTCTTCATGCTATTCGTACCTGTAGCTGGTCTATGGTTCAGTAGCGTTGGTATCGTTGGTCTAGCATTGAACCTTCGTGCTTATGACTTCGTATCTCAAGAAGTTCGCGCCGCAGAAGATCCTGAATTTGAAACTTTCTACACCAAGAACTTGCTCTTGAACGAAGGTATTCGTGCTTGGATGGCTCCTCAAGACCAACCAGCTGAGAAATTCATTTTCCCTGAAGAAGTACTACCTCGCGGTAACGCACTGTAATCTTCTCTATCTAAAAAATTTACTCAAGTTTTGATTTGAGTAAATTTTTTAGCAACTTAGCTATCAGATATCAGAGCAGTTAGACTAGTTTTTAGATTATGATGATTCTCATCAAACCTCTAGACGTTAGCAGCTAATAAGCTGATATCTGATAGCTTAAAAATTATTTGCACTTTAAACCTATAAAAAGTTTTCTGGAGATAACCTCTCGTGACGACGACCATTAACTTAAACTCGCTAGGAGTGGGTGGGCGCACACAAGATTCATCTGGCTTTGCTTGGTGGTCTGGTAATGCGCGACTCATTAACCTTTCTGGCAAACTGCTGGGCGCTCACGTTGCTCACGCTGGTC from Pseudanabaena sp. Chao 1811 encodes the following:
- the psbD gene encoding photosystem II D2 protein (photosystem q(a) protein), which gives rise to MTIAMGRSQEVERGWFDLLDDWLKRDRFVFIGWSGLLLFPTAFLAIGGWFTGITFVSSWYTHGLASSFLEGCNILTVAVSSPALSVGHSLLFLWGPEAQGDFTRWCQIGGLWTFLALHGAFALIGFMLRQFEIARLVGIRPYNAIAFSGPIAVFVSVFLMYPLGQSGWFFGPTFGVAGIFRFILFLQGFHNWTLNPFHMMGVAGILGGALLCAIHGATVENTLFEDGDGNTANTFKAFNPTQSEETYSMVTANRFWSQIFGIAFSNKRWLHFFMLFVPVAGLWFSSVGIVGLALNLRAYDFVSQEVRAAEDPEFETFYTKNLLLNEGIRAWMAPQDQPAEKFIFPEEVLPRGNAL